From Anabaena sphaerica FACHB-251, one genomic window encodes:
- the apcB gene encoding allophycocyanin subunit beta, protein MQDAITSVINSSDVQGKYLDTAALEKLKGYFATGELRVRAAQTISANAAAIVKEAVAKSLLYSDITRPGGNMYTTRRYAACIRDLDYYLRYSTYAMLAGDPSILDERVLNGLKETYNSLGVPVGATVQAIQAMKEVTASLVGPDAGKEMGVYFDYISSGLS, encoded by the coding sequence ATGCAAGACGCAATTACCTCCGTTATCAATTCTTCAGACGTTCAAGGTAAATACCTTGATACCGCTGCTCTCGAAAAGCTAAAAGGCTACTTCGCTACTGGTGAACTGCGCGTTCGTGCGGCTCAAACCATCAGTGCTAATGCTGCTGCGATCGTTAAAGAAGCTGTAGCTAAGTCCTTGTTGTACTCTGATATCACCCGTCCCGGTGGTAATATGTACACCACTCGTCGTTACGCAGCTTGTATCCGTGACTTGGATTACTACTTGCGTTATTCCACCTACGCTATGTTGGCTGGCGATCCTTCCATTTTGGATGAGCGCGTATTGAATGGTTTGAAAGAAACCTACAACTCCTTGGGAGTACCCGTAGGCGCTACCGTTCAAGCTATCCAAGCAATGAAGGAAGTAACCGCAAGCTTGGTTGGTCCTGACGCTGGTAAAGAAATGGGCGTTTACTTCGACTATATCTCCTCTGGCTTGAGCTAG